The Trichoderma asperellum chromosome 6, complete sequence region GGGCCTGCGCCGGGGCAGCAATTCTAGACAGCATCATGCTGCCATATCTGGAGGTCGAAGCCCTGTGATAAAAGTCAGCGAAACTGAGAAGATCATCTTATCgagcaaacaagcaaaacGCACATCTTTGCCGTCTTCAATGGCTCCTGCGACTCGACTCGTTCGCTATCCAGGCCAAAAGGTCTCGATCTCGCAAAAGGTCGTTGCAAAAAGCTGCGGGCGGATTAACTTTGATGCGGGGCGCCTCTGCACTTCAACTTATCTGCCGAAAGTCAATGGAGCCGCAATTCGAACCTGCAGATCGGAGAAACCAACAACAGATCTCGACACCCCAGCCCTGGCGGAAAAAAATCTCGAGCCCGCCGAACGGAAATTCCTACTGCGAGGCTATTCGCATGTTGGCACTGCGTCGAAATTGTCTCCTTTGTCGTCGCGCTTCAATGCAATCTGAGAACCCTGCAATTTGAAGCTGCTTTTTGCTGGAGACTGCTTATCAACGAGCTGCCTACATACTCACCGAAAccctgttttcttttttgccttgGATACGTTCTACCCTCTAGCGGCGCGAACATCGAACCCGCGGACGGACACGCCCAATTCGCCTCTACGACCTGCCGGCGTGACGCTGCTCTGAATCGCAGAGCCTAGTCCGTCACCATGGCCTACAATCCGTATGGAGGTACACAGCATCGCGGCCAGCCTTATGCTCGCTACGCATCAGCTAATAGAGTCTCAGCTCCGCACAATCCCTATGGCGCGCCACCTGGATATGGCTATCCTGGAGCGGCGCCTGGAATGGCCGCTCCTCCTGGGTTAGGTATGCACCTCCCATCTGCCATGTCCCATGTCCCATGTCCCGTCTCCCATCATCACGATTACTGCCTGTCAGGTGCTAACATGATCTCTCTCCAGGACCTCCACCAGGCATGTCTTCTGCCCCGGGAATGGCCCCTCCGCCGGGCTTCCAGCAAGCCAACGTGCCCCAAGCTAATCGTCCAAGTGGCCTGCCGCCCTTCCAAGCCCCGACCAACATGCCGAACATCAACTTCAACGCGCCCGTGATTCGACTGGGTACAGGAGCGTcagccggcggcggcggcagatcCGATGACCGACCAGCACAGTCTGGAGGAAGAGCTGGGCTTGGTATGGAAAGAGGATCAGACCAAGGGCGAATGGCAGCGAGAGAGAGCATGCAGACGCTACTGCCTCCCACGAGCGACGAGAAACTACGAACGATCTTCCTACATCAAATCCCGGAGGGACTGGGCGGCGACGAGGGCACCAAGAAGCTTCTTGGGGCCGTCGGTAAGTTGAGACGCTGGGATCCGTCGGATAGCACGTCGGAAGAGAGGAAGGGAACCAAATTCGGCTTCGCCTTGTACGAGGACTTTGATTCTCTGGCAGCTGCGGTCAAGCTCCTGAGTGAAGAAGAGGTCCAAATCCCCACTAAGAAGCAGCCGAGTACTAGTGATCCGCCAGCCGACGACTCCTTTGAGGATGTTGAGAAGATAAAATTGCAAGTGGCTGTGGATGCCACATCGCTCAGTTATCTGGAGACATATAAAGAGGGCAAAGGGGACGATGCATCCTTTGAGCAGAGAATAGAGAGCGCCCGCACTGCGCTGAAACAGGTTATCCGAGAGCTCTTCTATCCTCCTGTGGTCGAGACAGCCGATACTAACGGCGATGTTGCTATGGGCAATACGGAGACTGAGGAGAACGTGGAGGTGGTCAATATACCCTTGGCACAGGAAGACGAGCTGGCAGATATTCCCCCTGAGATGCGAGAAGTTGTTGCTGGAGAGATTGCTGCCTTCCGTGAGCGTAGCAATCAACGGGACATGGAGCGCCTGCAGCGAGAAGAGGAGCTCGAGGAGATGGAACGACGACGCAACGGCGCTGGCCGATCAAGACTTGCTTCACCACCGAGGAACTCAAACAATGTGCCCCTAGGACCTCGAGGCGTATCGGTGCCCAACGCCCCCTCCGGCCCCAAGGGTCAAGGCGGATCCAACCGAGTTGCCTTTGTCAATGGAGGAATGAACAATTCAGATCTGTCCATGCGGAGAGACGACGAGGATACCGACGCCAGTGACGAAGAGCTCTGGAGGAGATATACGGCTGAACGGAAGGCTGAGGATGACAAGATCTATGCGGAAGCAGAGAGGAAATGGGTCAACCGAGAGCGATCACGACAGGCTGCACTGGAGCGAGAGCGGGAACGAGAAAGACACGACATTGAAAAtctggagagaagaaagcaagaacAGctggagagggaaaagacTTGGGATGATGAACGAGAGGCGGCCCGTAAATCACACATCTACTACCGAGATCGCGCCGGCTGGGCAAGGAAACGAAACTCGGATCGtgctgaggaagaggcaagAGACGAGGCCGACCGGCAGGCCGAAAAGGTGGAACGAAACCGCGAGCAGGCCCGACTGGAGCATGCTAGGGGCATGGCAGACGATTTCCTGGACCAGCAGGCTCGCGAGATGGAGCAgcgcgaagctgctgctgctgccgccgcacCGCAGCCATTCAAGCTTTCTCTCGGAGCGGCGGCTCAGAGAGCCCAGGCCTCACGCGCAGCACCGCAGCGTCGCACAATCGCCGAAGTCGAAGGTCTCctggacgacgaagaagtCGAGTCCACCAGACGACAGCTTATCCCCATCCAGCTGGACACCACCTCTGGAGCCGCAGGCAtgtcagaagaagaaatctcGCAGGCCGTCCGAGCACTCGCCCAGGAAATTCCCTCGGAGAAGGACGGCCTCTGGGCGTGGGAGGTCAAGTGGGACTTTATGGACGACGCAGTGGTGCGCGACAAGCTGCGGCCGTttgtggagaagaagattgtggAGTATCTCGGCGTGCAGGAGGAGATGCTGGTGGAGGCTGTGGAGGAGCATTTGCGGAAGCATGGCACGGCTGGTGCTTTGGTGGAGGAGCTCGAAGGGGTAAGTTTTTGCCGAATATTGCCGTTCTTTCTAATATCTTGTGATTTGTTACGAATACTAATCATGgtgtgaaaaaaaataggcatTGGACGACGAAGCAGAGGATTTGGTCAAGAAGCTCTGGCGTATGCTCATCTTCTTTACCGAGTGCGAGAAACGAGGCTTGCCGGCGTAAAAAGGGCTGTACCGGTTCGGACATGGGATACCACTACACGGATGTTGTTTTTCTGGCAATTTCTCTATATTAATTTGttgcttctttatttttttttccccttttatCTCAATTCATTCTTGGCACTCCCGTCTCTCGATTTAGAGAGGTGCACGCAACTGCCATTACGAAATAAAACAATGTAGGAAAGAAAAacgtatgtatatatatgcgaATTGAGAGCAAAGTGCAAAGAAAACAGGGGAGCcgaaaacaccaaaaaatACTCTTTACATGTACAACTAGGAGGGGAATTCAGGCACTGGGGATTTTGAAAATAGCCTAGGAAATGTTTTGTAAATAAATacgtaatattattaaacttgaTGAGATTGTTTCATACTGAAGGTGTTGTAAGTGGGCTTGCCCGTAAACTACGGTGGTACTGCCGTCTAGACATTAGATGGTGGATTACGAAGCCATCAACTAAAGCTGTCCAACACAATACTGGAAATAGACTCAACTTACAGCTTCTAATATTCATCAAATCCttgttaatatttttttacaaAACACCAACCACTTCAGCACAAAAAGCTCCGGCATATAAGCCCAAATCACCAACCGCTCGGCTCAATCAAGTGAGGAGAAGCACGGACCGAAAAGCCGAGGCTGGCCCCACCGCATCCGTCCACTCAGGCGCGTAGCCAAACCATTAACCGGCCAGTCTGTCTCTGTCCGTCCCTTATGCCCAACCCATTCACACCGTCAGACGCGGGTGAGTTTGAACGACTGAAGAATCATATCCAAAACTGAGCGTCCGCAGCGACGCCATGATCTATTCTGCAGCCGCGGTCTCATCGTTTTTCGTCCGCTGAATGAGATAGAAAAGCCTCTGGAGGACagcagggaaaaaaaggagacaaGAAGATAGCAGTGATTCTGTTGGTATTCGATTCGTTATCTGGCGTAACATATGCTGCGGCCACTCACCCCGTCAACCTCACTCGCACCCCCTTTAATGAAACCAGAAAGCTGAAGAGCAGAATTggagaccaaaaaaagagaaataaaaaaagagagggcaTAAAAAAGAGATCACAATGGCCAAATCAATCAGCTCACCCCCAAAGGTCGACGATGTCATCGTCACCGCGCCTCGTCCACACATACTCCTCGTGACCATCAACCGCCCCAAGCAGCTCAACTGCATCCGCAACGACATGCACTTCCAGCTCGAGCGCCTCTGGAAGTGGTACGACGCCGAGCCCTCGCTGCGGtgcgccatcatcaccggcATGGGCCGGGCTTTTTGTGCTGGCGCGGATCTCAAGGAGTGGAACGAACGCAATGCCCACCCGGAGGAACAGTCCAAGAAGACGCCCGAGAGCGGATTTGGCGGACTCAGCAACCGCCGCGGCAAGAAGcccatcatcgccgctgtcAACGGCCTGTGCCTGGGCGGCGGCATGGAGATGATCATCAACACCGACATGGTCATCGCCACTGTCGATGCCCGCTTTGCGCTGCCAGAGGTTGCCCGCGGCGTAGTGCCGATTCAGGGCGCGCTACCTCGTCTCATTCGCTCCGTCGGCATGCAGCGCGCATCCGAGATGGCCCTGCTGGGCAGAATCTACAAGGCCGATGAGATGTTGCGGTGGGGACTGGTCAACCATGTGATTGTGCGCGGCGGCGACGTGGTTGGCGAGGCCCTCCAATGGGCCATTGAGCTGGCCAATAACTCTCCAGACTCCGTCATCGTGGTTCGCGAGGGCCTGCAGGGTGGCTGGGAGCCAGAGAATCCCAAGGAGAGCACCGATCGCGTCCTAGCAGAAGTCTACCCTCAGATGGACGGGGGAGACAACATGACGGAAGGCTTGCGGGCCTTTgtagagaagaggaagccgaTCTGGAAGGATAGCAAGCTATGAGATGGAAAGAACCTGTCATGGTGCCCCCTCTGTCCGTCTAGCAGGAAATTGTATGGTGGAATGTCTCAGTCTATGCGTCTTGGTGATGCAATACATATGAGCAGGTTGAGGATCGATCGCAGCAGACACCATACTCCGTATTTCGAAATGTACATATGACTCGTCTAGTGTTGGCATGTTAGTATAGCAAAGCTCCGTCCTGCCCAGCAAATAATCTCGCATGTACGAAGCTGCCTATAGCTAGCATCCCTTGTCTAAGAATATATGCAGCCGACATATGCTTTGTTAATATAGGCGGTCAGAGCAGCAGTGCTATGCGTGCAAAGTACACTGCTCTCGCCTTGGTTAGAGTACCAGGCACGAGTGCGGAGTGTGTACTCCGGAGCTCTATTTGGATTCCCAACTTGAATAATAGCGATCCAGCAAG contains the following coding sequences:
- a CDS encoding uncharacterized protein (EggNog:ENOG41), which gives rise to MAKSISSPPKVDDVIVTAPRPHILLVTINRPKQLNCIRNDMHFQLERLWKWYDAEPSLRCAIITGMGRAFCAGADLKEWNERNAHPEEQSKKTPESGFGGLSNRRGKKPIIAAVNGLCLGGGMEMIINTDMVIATVDARFALPEVARGVVPIQGALPRLIRSVGMQRASEMALLGRIYKADEMLRWGLVNHVIVRGGDVVGEALQWAIELANNSPDSVIVVREGLQGGWEPENPKESTDRVLAEVYPQMDGGDNMTEGLRAFVEKRKPIWKDSKL
- a CDS encoding uncharacterized protein (EggNog:ENOG41), whose product is MAYNPYGAPHNPYGAPPGYGYPGAAPGMAAPPGLGPPPGMSSAPGMAPPPGFQQANVPQANRPSGLPPFQAPTNMPNINFNAPVIRLGTGASAGGGGRSDDRPAQSGGRAGLGMERGSDQGRMAARESMQTLLPPTSDEKLRTIFLHQIPEGLGGDEGTKKLLGAVGKLRRWDPSDSTSEERKGTKFGFALYEDFDSLAAAVKLLSEEEVQIPTKKQPSTSDPPADDSFEDVEKIKLQVAVDATSLSYLETYKEGKGDDASFEQRIESARTALKQVIRELFYPPVVETADTNGDVAMGNTETEENVEVVNIPLAQEDELADIPPEMREVVAGEIAAFRERSNQRDMERLQREEELEEMERRRNGAGRSRLASPPRNSNNVPLGPRGVSVPNAPSGPKGQGGSNRVAFVNGGMNNSDLSMRRDDEDTDASDEELWRRYTAERKAEDDKIYAEAERKWVNRERSRQAALERERERERHDIENLERRKQEQLEREKTWDDEREAARKSHIYYRDRAGWARKRNSDRAEEEARDEADRQAEKVERNREQARLEHARGMADDFLDQQAREMEQREAAAAAAAPQPFKLSLGAAAQRAQASRAAPQRRTIAEVEGLLDDEEVESTRRQLIPIQLDTTSGAAGMSEEEISQAVRALAQEIPSEKDGLWAWEVKWDFMDDAVVRDKLRPFVEKKIVEYLGVQEEMLVEAVEEHLRKHGTAGALVEELEGALDDEAEDLVKKLWRMLIFFTECEKRGLPA